The genomic region GCGGATATTGCAAGGCAAAGGGGTAGTTTATGAAACATTTTAACTCCTGTTTTGTCATTTTTTTGAAAGTAAGCTTAAGTGAGATTGTAACTGAAATATCCTTAATAAAAGAATCATTGCCTATTGGTTGCTTTTGCTCTTGCATTACGCAAGGTTTTTGCAAGCGTTTCTTTGCCTTGTAGAGAATCCAAATGCGCCACTTGTTGCAATAACCTAGAAACAGCAATAAAGAGGTCATCTGGGATATACATACCAACTTCTGTAAGCGCATAAAGTTGCCTTGCAAGGGGCGGATTCTCAATAATACGCACATTATGTTCGCGCGCGATGGCTTTGATGCGAATAGCTTGCTCATCGATGCCCTTTGCCACGATAAGCGGTGCTGCGCCTTTGTCTAATTCCTCATCGCTATATCGCACCGCCACAGCGTAGTGTGTGGGATTTGTGATGACAACTGATGCGTTTGGCACTTCTCGCATCATATTTGAGCGCGCGATTTTTTGCTGCATTTGGCGCACACGCGCTTTGATTTCTGGATTCCCCTCGTGGAGTTTGGTTTCATCTTTAAGCTCTTTAACGCTCATACGCAGGCTTTTTATATACTGATAACGCTTAATCATAAAGTCCGCCACCGCCATTACAAAAAATAAAATAAGGAGGATTCCAATCAAAATAAGTGCTTTTTCTCTAAACCACAAAACTTGCTGATACAAGCTCAGGCGCGATATTGTAGGTAGCTCACCAAAAAAACTAACAAACACCACAAAGCCCACGATAAACGCAACGCTAACCTTGAGCGTAATCATAAAGCCATCAAGGAGTTTTTTTAGGCTAAAGACATTTTTAATGCCGGTTATGGGATTGATCTTTGAGAGCTTTGGGCGCACAGCTTTTGGCGCGAGCAATAAGCCAAACTGCCCGACATTTGCCACTATGCCAATAATCATAAGCCCGATAAATACGGGTATAACCATCTTAAACACTTCAAGCAGCAGCTCTAAAAAAAGCTTTAAAAGTTCTTGTTTGTTAAATTCCTCAACTACAAAAAAGCTCGCAATATGGCGAAAAATGTTCTCACACCCGCCCACCCAAAAAGGAATCATAAAAAAAATAAGCGCCAAGCCACAAAGCATAACAAAAAAACCCACAAGCTCAACACTCTTGCTTACATTGCCTTCCTCGCGTGCTTTGGATATTTTGTGCTGGGAGGGGGCGAGGGTTTTTTCATCATCAGCCATAAGCTAGCCTTTGGGCGCAGAGATTAGTGCGCGTGTGTTTGTGTAAGCTTGTCGTAATAAGGGAAATAATCTTTTGAATCATTTGACTTAAAGCGCGAGCCTAGGCGCTTATTTGGCGCGGTAATGCGAGAGAAAAAAGGCGTTATTGCTTCTGTATGTAAAATGCTAGAATCTTGAAATTCTTGCGTGCCAAACACGGCGAAATTTTGACAATCAAAAACCTTTATACTTTGAGAATCTGCGATAAATAAAAGCCCTATGCTGTATTTAGGGCAGAATTTTTGAAATTCTTTTTTCTGCGGGTCGTTGGTGTTTTCTTGTTGTAAAAACGCGGCAAAAAGATCAATATGCATAAATTGGATGTTTGGATTACTTTTGATGATGTATTGATAAGTCTCTTGATTTGGCGCAATCGCGATAGCGCGATTATAAAAGCTTCTAAAAAGCACTTCATCTCCGACTTTTGGCTCATTAATTGGCGTTGGCAAAAATTTCTGCTTCAAAAGCTCAAATGGCTTGAATGTTGCTGTTGCCTTGCCATTGTTTATTTCTGTGATATGAGCTTGCGCGATGATGACTTCACTTGATTGATTTTTGGTGAGCACCACGCCACTTTCACCGACTTTCAAATCCCGCGCGGGAAAAGTGAGCGTGTCTTTTTCAATAGATTCTATATTTTCGCGCACAGCGTTAATGTCAAAAGCGTTCAATAATCCCAAACAGAGTGTAAAAAAAATAAAAGCTTTCATTGATGTATCCTTTAAATAATAAATTTATTTTTGCTTTGTGTGCTCCAAAAACCACAGAATCCCAAAGCCAAGTCCGGGTGTTTTGACAAAGCGAGAATCTTGCAAAAATGCCTTTAAATCTTCCCTTATGATTTCAAAGCACTCAATCACCTCTCCATCGATGCCGCCACCAGCACAAATCTTATCTTTTTGTCTAACACGCGCATAAAACAAATATTGCAACGCCCCACTTGAGCCAACGGCAGTGCGGAAAGTCGCCACTTCCATAAGTGCATCAGAATCTACCTTATACCCGCATTCTTCAAGCACCTCTTCAGCAGCGATTTGTTTTATGTTTTTGCCTTCTTTATCAACAAGTCCAGCACACAACTCATATATATAGCCTACGTTTTTTTTATCTGTATTTTCTTGCGAAGCTTGATTTTGCAGGGCTTCTTTTTCTTTATTTTCTTTTCTGCGTTCCTGCTCGCGTATAAACACCGCTGGGCGGAATTGTCGCACGACAATAAAGCTGTCATTATCTATATTATGTAAGATAATCGCCACGCTATCGTGGCTTTGGACAAAATCCCATATTTTTTTAAAGCCATTCTCGACATAGTGCATTCTTTTGGGTTTAATATAAGGAGAATCTACACAAGGTGCAAGCGTAATATCTGAAATCGTGCTTTGCTTCGCGCTTGCCAAAAGGGAGGCGAGATTGGTAGAAGTGGAATTATTGTTTGTATTCATAATGAGGAGATTCTATAATTATGATGATTTTTGTGCTAATTTTTTTGTGTTTCTTTTTCATCATTTGGGCTTAGGCGCACGATGAGCACTTGTTTTTGCTCTGTATCTGCTTGCGCGATAATGGTATCAAGCTCATCTTTATAAGTATTTGCAAGTGCCAAAAACTCTTCTTTTTCTTTGTTGGGTAGTTCTTTTACCTGTGTTTTGATATTGCCTAAAGGATTTATTGGACGATTATTTTTATACACGCCAAAATGCAAATGTGGTCCTGTGCTAAGCCCGGTAGAGCCGACTTTTGCGATGTATTGTCCTTTTTTGACACTTTTGCCAGCTTTCATTCCGGGTGCAAAGGAATCTAAATGCGCATAGATTGTTTTCAAACCATTTTCGTGGCGGATTTCTATCACATTACCATAGCCACCTTTTTTACCTACAAAGCTTATCACGCCATTTCCTGCTGATAGCACCGCGCTTCCTTTAGGTGCGGCGTAATCCACTCCATAATGCGGACGCACAAAGCCTAAAATCGGGTGTTTTCTCCCAAGTGAAAATCTCGAGCTAATGCGCGCGACTTTAATTGGTGTGTAAAGCAAAAACCCTTCAATCTCCTTGCCTTGTATATCATAGTAGCGTCTATCGTTGAAAGAAAAAAGATAATTTGGCTTTTTATTTGTTTCTATCATCGCAGCTTTTATGCGCGCATTGCCTAGCGGATTCCCAAGTCGGTATTTGCGCTCATACACAAGGGCTAATTTATCACCTTTCAACACATTGCGACTAAAATTCACGCTATTTTTATATGCGCTTAAAAACTCATTCACCAAGCCCCTATCATCTGTAAGCTCCATTAAGTCTTGGTAGGCAGATTTTTGGATTGAAAGCACGATTTGCTGCTTTGTTTCAAAATGCGCGATGGGTGTGAAGTCGATTTTATAGATTCCGTTGTGGCGTGAAATGTGGATTTGCATACCATCGCCTATGGGGATTAGTGCTTGCACGAGGTTGTTTTCAGAATCTACCGCAGTAAAGTAGCGCACACCGGCATAAATTTCGCTCATTAATTCCCTATCTTCCGGGCTTAAGTCATAATACGCACTTGTTGGGATATTGTATTTTTGGAAAAACCCAAAAAGTGTGTTGCCATTTTCCCATACAGCACTTTCTACCACCGCGCCAAAGGCACTTTGACTTAAAAATACTAGTAAAAAAACACCCTGCAAAATCTTTTTCATTGGTTTGTGCTACCTCATACTTGCAATTTTTTTGGAGTAAAAGCCTGCAATGCTAACATAAAAACTTAGAATCTAGGCTTAATGAAAGCTTTATATGAGCGTTGCTATAATGAATGCACTTTTTTGCAAAAAAACTGGAGGGCTTGGTGGAATTATGAGAATTATTGGAGTTGTGGTTGCATTGCTTGTTTTATTGGGCGTGGGCTTTGGGCTGAATGTGCTTTTATGTGAGCAAACTAAACCCACTTACTCGCTCAATCTCCCAACACATTGGAATCTAAAAGATGATTTGGTGATTGATTTTAGCGATGAGAGCGGTTTGAGAGGCTATGAGATTGAAATTTTGCTAGATTCTCAAAGCCTTTTTCAAAAAAAAGAAGTGGTGCTAGGGAAGCCAAAAAATCTTTCTATCTCTTTGCCAAAACCACCCACTGAACTAAAAAACGGCACGATTTTGCAGTATAAAATTAAAGTGCGCAATTGGAGTAATGCAAACTTTTTTATCGGCAATAGCGTAACACTTGATATGTTTCTTACCATTGATATGATTGCGCCACGCGTTGAGATTCTCGCGCATTCTCCTAAAATCTCGCGTTCAGGAAGTGCGCTTGTGGTGTTTAAAGTCGAAGATATTGCGCTAGATTCTATTGTTTTAAGTAATGGCAAGGATAAATTTGAAGCCTTTAAATACGAGCCAAAAGCCCTAGATTCTCTCACGCTTCCACCAAACACACAGCTTTTTGCCTCCATCATCGCGTGGCCCTTGAAAAACACCTTTTTTGAGGGGAGTATTACCATCACAGATAAGGCACATAATGCCACT from Helicobacter himalayensis harbors:
- the flhB gene encoding flagellar biosynthesis protein FlhB, giving the protein MADDEKTLAPSQHKISKAREEGNVSKSVELVGFFVMLCGLALIFFMIPFWVGGCENIFRHIASFFVVEEFNKQELLKLFLELLLEVFKMVIPVFIGLMIIGIVANVGQFGLLLAPKAVRPKLSKINPITGIKNVFSLKKLLDGFMITLKVSVAFIVGFVVFVSFFGELPTISRLSLYQQVLWFREKALILIGILLILFFVMAVADFMIKRYQYIKSLRMSVKELKDETKLHEGNPEIKARVRQMQQKIARSNMMREVPNASVVITNPTHYAVAVRYSDEELDKGAAPLIVAKGIDEQAIRIKAIAREHNVRIIENPPLARQLYALTEVGMYIPDDLFIAVSRLLQQVAHLDSLQGKETLAKTLRNARAKATNRQ
- a CDS encoding plasminogen-binding N-terminal domain-containing protein, which codes for MKAFIFFTLCLGLLNAFDINAVRENIESIEKDTLTFPARDLKVGESGVVLTKNQSSEVIIAQAHITEINNGKATATFKPFELLKQKFLPTPINEPKVGDEVLFRSFYNRAIAIAPNQETYQYIIKSNPNIQFMHIDLFAAFLQQENTNDPQKKEFQKFCPKYSIGLLFIADSQSIKVFDCQNFAVFGTQEFQDSSILHTEAITPFFSRITAPNKRLGSRFKSNDSKDYFPYYDKLTQTHAH
- a CDS encoding NUDIX hydrolase — its product is MNTNNNSTSTNLASLLASAKQSTISDITLAPCVDSPYIKPKRMHYVENGFKKIWDFVQSHDSVAIILHNIDNDSFIVVRQFRPAVFIREQERRKENKEKEALQNQASQENTDKKNVGYIYELCAGLVDKEGKNIKQIAAEEVLEECGYKVDSDALMEVATFRTAVGSSGALQYLFYARVRQKDKICAGGGIDGEVIECFEIIREDLKAFLQDSRFVKTPGLGFGILWFLEHTKQK
- a CDS encoding peptidoglycan DD-metalloendopeptidase family protein yields the protein MKKILQGVFLLVFLSQSAFGAVVESAVWENGNTLFGFFQKYNIPTSAYYDLSPEDRELMSEIYAGVRYFTAVDSENNLVQALIPIGDGMQIHISRHNGIYKIDFTPIAHFETKQQIVLSIQKSAYQDLMELTDDRGLVNEFLSAYKNSVNFSRNVLKGDKLALVYERKYRLGNPLGNARIKAAMIETNKKPNYLFSFNDRRYYDIQGKEIEGFLLYTPIKVARISSRFSLGRKHPILGFVRPHYGVDYAAPKGSAVLSAGNGVISFVGKKGGYGNVIEIRHENGLKTIYAHLDSFAPGMKAGKSVKKGQYIAKVGSTGLSTGPHLHFGVYKNNRPINPLGNIKTQVKELPNKEKEEFLALANTYKDELDTIIAQADTEQKQVLIVRLSPNDEKETQKN